DNA from Amorphoplanes friuliensis DSM 7358:
ACCGCATGAATCAGCCACCCGTCGCCCGGAGATCCCCGCTCCGGCTGGCCACCACCCTGATCGCCGCGAGCCTCGTCGCCGCCGGCACGGCTGTCGCCCTGGCGACCTCCGCCGACGCCGCCACGACACTGGGCGCCTCGGCCGCCGCGTCGGGCCGCTACTTCGGTGCGGCCGTCTCGGCGAACAAGCTCTCGGACTCGACCTACGTGGGCATCCTCAACCGCGAGTTCAACAGCGTCACCCCCGAGAACGAGATGAAGATCGACGCGACCGAGCCCACCCAGGGCCAGTTCAGCTACGCCAACGCCGACCGGATCGTGAGCCACGCCAAGGCGCAGGGCATGCAGGTACGCGGTCACACGCTCGCCTGGCACTCCCAGCAGCCCGGCTGGATGCAGAACATGAGCGGCACCGCCCTGCGCAACGCCATGCTCAACCACGTCACGCAGGTCGCCACCCACTACCGCGGCCAGCTGTCGGCCTGGGACGTGGTGAACGAGGCGTTCGCCGACGGCGGCAGCGGCGCCCGCCGCGACTCGAACCTCCAGCGCACCGGCAACGACTGGATCGAGGCCGCCTTCCGGGCCGCCCGGGCCGCCGATCCGGCGACCAAGCTCTGCTACAACGACTACAACACCGACGACTGGGGTCAGGCCAAGACGCAGGCCGTCTACTCGATGGTCCGCGACTTCAAGGCCCGCGGTGTCCCCATCGACTGCGTCGGCTTCCAGTCGCACTTCAACAGCGGGTCCCCGTACCCGAGCAACTACCGGACCACGCTGTCGAGCTTCGCGGCGCTCGGTGTCGACGTGCAGATCACCGAACTGGACATCGAGGGGTCCGGCACGACGCAGGCGAACACGTACCGCAACGTCGTGAACGACTGCCTCGCGGTCGCCCGGTGCAACGGCATCACGGTCTGGGGCATCCGGGACACCGACTCGTGGCGTGCCAGCGGGACCCCGCTGCTGTTCGACGGCAGCGGCAACAAGAAGGCTGCCTACACGGCCGTGCTCGAGGCGCTGAACAGTGGCGGCACGACTGATCCCACCACCCCGCCGCCGTCCAGCCCCGGCCCCACCACGCCTCCTCCGGCCGGTGGCGGCGCCTGCTCCGCGAGCGTCACGCTGAACCAGTGGACCGGTGGCTTCACGGCGACCGTCAAGGTCACCGCCGGTGCCTCCGCGGTCAACGGCTGGTCCGTCACCGTCACCCTGCCGTCCGGCACCTCGGTCACCAACACCTGGAACGCCGTGGCCACCGGCAGCAGCGGCTCGGTCCGCTTCGGCAACGCCGCGTACAACCCGCGGATCGCCCCCGGAGGCAGCACGGAGTTCGGCTTCCAGGGCACCGGAACCGGCCCGTCCGGCACCCCGTCCTGCGCAGCCACCGCATGAAACGGCTCTTCCTCGCGCTGGTCGCCGTGGTCACCTTCCTCGGGGTGACCTCGGCCCCGGCGGCCGCGGCCTCCCTCCAGGAGGTCACCGCCTTCGGCGCCAACCCCACCGGTCTCCGGATGCACCTCTACGTCCCGGACCGTCTGCCCACCAACCCCGCGGTCCTCGTGGCCGTGCACTACTGCACGGGATCCGGGCCGGCGTTCTACTCCGGTACGCAGTTCGCCTCGCTGGCCGACCGGTACGGATACATCGTCATCTACCCGTCCGCGACCCGCTCCGGCAACTGTTTCGACGTGTCCTCACCGGGTGCGCTGCGCCACGACGGCAACAGCGACCCGCAGGGAATCGTGTCGATGGTCCGCTACGTGCAGGACCGGTACCGCACGGATCCGGCCCGCACGTTCGTCACCGGTGCGTCGTCCGGCGCGATGATGACCAACGTGCTGCTCGGCGACTACCCGGACGTGTTCCGGGCCGGGTCGGCGTTCATGGGTGTGCCGTTCGGTTGTTTCGCGACCACCGACGGCTCGAGCTGGAACAGCGCCTGCGCCAACGGCCAGATCACGAAGACACCGCAGGCCTGGGGCGACCTGGTCCGGGCCGCGTACCCGGGATACACGGGCGCGCGTCCCCGGATGCAGGTCTGGCACGGCACGGAGGACGCAACACTGCGCTACCCGAACTTCGCCGAGGAGATCAAGCAGTGGACCAACGTGCTCGGTGTCAGCCAGACACCGGTGCTGACCGATTCACCCCAGTCCGGCTGGACGCGGACACGGTACGGCTCCGCGGGTACGCAGGCTCCGGTCGAGGCGATCAGCGCCGCCGGAGTGGGTCACTCGCTGCCCGCCGCGGGCATGGCGGAGCGGACGATCGCGTTCTTCGGCCTGGACTCGGGCACCGTCCCGGACCCGACGAATCCGCCGACCACTCCGCCGACCACTCCGCCGACGACCCCGCCGACCTCTCCGCCTGCCGGTAACTGCCGGGTCGGTTACACGGTCAACGCCTGGAGTTCGGGCCTGACCGCTTCCATCGCCATCACGAACACGGGACCGGCCCTGACCAGCTGGACCCTGGGCTTCACCCTGCCGGCCGGACAGACGATCACGTCCGGCTGGAATGCCACCTACACGCCGTCGAGCGGGGCGGTCACCGCCCGCAACGTCTCCTACAACGGCGCACTGGCGACCGGAGCCTCCACCTCCATCGGCCTCCAGGCCACCCACACCGGCGACAGTGGCAAGCCGGGGGCGTTCACGCTCAACGGCGTCGCCTGCGTGATCGCCTGATGACCGCCTGCTGTCCCGGACCGGGTGAGCCGGGGCAGCAGGCTTCAGGCGGTTGTCACGCGCCCGACCGCGTCGCGATCGCCTCGAGGAAGATGTCGGAGATCCGCGCCGGGTCCTCGGCGATGAACACCCCACCGGAGCTGGTGGCGCTCGCGATCTGCGTGAGCTCGTTCCGGTCGACGCCCGTACCGATACCGATGAAGACCAGGCGGACCGGGCGCTTCGGGTCCCGCAGTTTCTTGAGCTTAGCCAGCAGCTCACCCCGCTTGAGACCACCGGGATTCTCGTTGGCCCCGTCGGTGAAGAGAATGACCGAGTTCACCCGGCCCGGCTGCCAGCTGTCCTGCACGTTCCGGTACGCCGCCAGCGCCGTGTCGTAGAGCCCGGTGTCGCCGTCCGGCTTCGGGATGATCTGGGAGATGGCGCCGTTCAGCTCCGTCCGGCCGGAGGTCAAC
Protein-coding regions in this window:
- a CDS encoding endo-1,4-beta-xylanase encodes the protein MNQPPVARRSPLRLATTLIAASLVAAGTAVALATSADAATTLGASAAASGRYFGAAVSANKLSDSTYVGILNREFNSVTPENEMKIDATEPTQGQFSYANADRIVSHAKAQGMQVRGHTLAWHSQQPGWMQNMSGTALRNAMLNHVTQVATHYRGQLSAWDVVNEAFADGGSGARRDSNLQRTGNDWIEAAFRAARAADPATKLCYNDYNTDDWGQAKTQAVYSMVRDFKARGVPIDCVGFQSHFNSGSPYPSNYRTTLSSFAALGVDVQITELDIEGSGTTQANTYRNVVNDCLAVARCNGITVWGIRDTDSWRASGTPLLFDGSGNKKAAYTAVLEALNSGGTTDPTTPPPSSPGPTTPPPAGGGACSASVTLNQWTGGFTATVKVTAGASAVNGWSVTVTLPSGTSVTNTWNAVATGSSGSVRFGNAAYNPRIAPGGSTEFGFQGTGTGPSGTPSCAATA
- a CDS encoding extracellular catalytic domain type 1 short-chain-length polyhydroxyalkanoate depolymerase, translated to MKRLFLALVAVVTFLGVTSAPAAAASLQEVTAFGANPTGLRMHLYVPDRLPTNPAVLVAVHYCTGSGPAFYSGTQFASLADRYGYIVIYPSATRSGNCFDVSSPGALRHDGNSDPQGIVSMVRYVQDRYRTDPARTFVTGASSGAMMTNVLLGDYPDVFRAGSAFMGVPFGCFATTDGSSWNSACANGQITKTPQAWGDLVRAAYPGYTGARPRMQVWHGTEDATLRYPNFAEEIKQWTNVLGVSQTPVLTDSPQSGWTRTRYGSAGTQAPVEAISAAGVGHSLPAAGMAERTIAFFGLDSGTVPDPTNPPTTPPTTPPTTPPTSPPAGNCRVGYTVNAWSSGLTASIAITNTGPALTSWTLGFTLPAGQTITSGWNATYTPSSGAVTARNVSYNGALATGASTSIGLQATHTGDSGKPGAFTLNGVACVIA